In Apium graveolens cultivar Ventura chromosome 10, ASM990537v1, whole genome shotgun sequence, the following are encoded in one genomic region:
- the LOC141693557 gene encoding purine permease 3-like isoform X2 → METGTQVSPHDPSPSVRKALLVLSCIVFAIGNSGTPLVMRLYFIHGGNRVWLSRCLQSAGWPFILVILIVALYCRRAPTGDSSAKLFNMKPRLILASIVLGILVGAGNYLYAYGISKLPVSTSVLVVASQLAFTAGFAFLLVKQKFSPFSINAVVLLTIGSGVLPLHTSSDRPEGESKSEYLTGFIMTLAASALWGFILPLIELTYQNANQIIDFPLVMEIQFYTNLFATLFGTVGMLINNDFKGLQY, encoded by the exons ATGGAAACAGGTACTCAGGTTTCACCTCATGATCCAAGCCCCTCTGTGAGAAAGGCTCTACTTGTTTTAAGCTGCATAGTCTTTGCTATAGGAAACTCTGGTACTCCTCTAGTCATGCGCCTCTACTTCATCCACGGTGGAAACAGAGTCTGGCTATCGCGTTGTCTTCAAAGTGCTGGCTGGCCATTTATTCTCGTAATACTAATCGTTGCCTTGTACTGTCGTCGTGCCCCCACGGGTGACTCCAGTGCCAAGCTCTTTAACATGAAACCACGCTTGATCCTGGCCTCGATTGTCCTTGGTATACTCGTTGGTGCTGGTAATTACCTCTATGCTTATGGCATATCGAAATTGCCAGTGTCCACATCAGTACTAGTAGTTGCATCACAACTTGCCTTCACTGCAG GTTTTGCATTTCTACTTGTCAAGcaaaaattcagtccattttcGATCAATGCTGTTGTTTTACTGACTATTGGATCTGGAGTACTGCCATTGCATACGAGCAGCGACAGGCCAGAAGGAGAGTCCAAAAGTGAGTACTTGACGGGGTTCATTATGACCCTTGCAGCATCGGCCTTGTGGGGATTTATATTGCCATTGATTGAGTTGACATATCAGAATGCTAATCAAATTATTGATTTTCCGCTGGTGATGGAGATTCAATTCTACACAAATCTGTTTGCTACTTTGTTTGGCACTGTGGGGATGCTCATCAACAATGATTTCAAG GGCTTGCAATATTAG
- the LOC141693557 gene encoding purine permease 1-like isoform X1 codes for METGTQVSPHDPSPSVRKALLVLSCIVFAIGNSGTPLVMRLYFIHGGNRVWLSRCLQSAGWPFILVILIVALYCRRAPTGDSSAKLFNMKPRLILASIVLGILVGAGNYLYAYGISKLPVSTSVLVVASQLAFTAGFAFLLVKQKFSPFSINAVVLLTIGSGVLPLHTSSDRPEGESKSEYLTGFIMTLAASALWGFILPLIELTYQNANQIIDFPLVMEIQFYTNLFATLFGTVGMLINNDFKVFLSFNNLVSSSNIS; via the exons ATGGAAACAGGTACTCAGGTTTCACCTCATGATCCAAGCCCCTCTGTGAGAAAGGCTCTACTTGTTTTAAGCTGCATAGTCTTTGCTATAGGAAACTCTGGTACTCCTCTAGTCATGCGCCTCTACTTCATCCACGGTGGAAACAGAGTCTGGCTATCGCGTTGTCTTCAAAGTGCTGGCTGGCCATTTATTCTCGTAATACTAATCGTTGCCTTGTACTGTCGTCGTGCCCCCACGGGTGACTCCAGTGCCAAGCTCTTTAACATGAAACCACGCTTGATCCTGGCCTCGATTGTCCTTGGTATACTCGTTGGTGCTGGTAATTACCTCTATGCTTATGGCATATCGAAATTGCCAGTGTCCACATCAGTACTAGTAGTTGCATCACAACTTGCCTTCACTGCAG GTTTTGCATTTCTACTTGTCAAGcaaaaattcagtccattttcGATCAATGCTGTTGTTTTACTGACTATTGGATCTGGAGTACTGCCATTGCATACGAGCAGCGACAGGCCAGAAGGAGAGTCCAAAAGTGAGTACTTGACGGGGTTCATTATGACCCTTGCAGCATCGGCCTTGTGGGGATTTATATTGCCATTGATTGAGTTGACATATCAGAATGCTAATCAAATTATTGATTTTCCGCTGGTGATGGAGATTCAATTCTACACAAATCTGTTTGCTACTTTGTTTGGCACTGTGGGGATGCTCATCAACAATGATTTCAAGGTATTCTTATCTTTTAACAATCTCGTAAGCAGCTCAAACATAAGTTAG